From one Dehalococcoidia bacterium genomic stretch:
- a CDS encoding YHS domain-containing protein produces the protein MTTPTQTVHDPVCHMDIEISSAAGRSDHEGKTYYFCSMGCKAEFDADTAGVLQRETEYDHSKGHTMMEMEHAGASRKQWWQFWKR, from the coding sequence ATGACCACACCAACCCAGACCGTGCACGACCCCGTCTGCCACATGGACATCGAGATCTCGTCAGCGGCCGGGCGCTCCGACCATGAGGGCAAGACCTACTACTTCTGCTCCATGGGCTGCAAAGCAGAATTCGATGCCGATACGGCCGGCGTCCTTCAGCGCGAGACAGAGTATGACCACAGCAAGGGCCACACGATGATGGAGATGGAGCACGCTGGCGCCTCCAGAAAGCAGTGGTGGCAGTTCTGGAAGCGTTGA